The sequence TTTCAGAAATCAGTTCGTGCGCACGGGAGGTCTTGAGAGTTGAAATAGAGggcatctgagacattctcagaAGAATTTAACAAAAATGCCAAGAATATACGTGTCATGGTAGCATGTTGTAGTTACATTTTGCATAAAAGTttattaaaacatgttttataaGTAATATTGTTTCTTTTATAAAGTAAAAagttctatatagaacccttttctAGAGTGTGTATAATATTTGaataaacacacgcacacacagcttaTATTTGTTAAGAAATGTGCTAGTAATTTTGTAAAGATGTGTGACCTGAATGAACCGATTAATGAAGACGAATTTCTCAATGACATGTTACCATAATACCATACCAACATCATCTTCAATGAAAAACAACAAACTCCTTTAGAATACACTTTTAAACAAGACATCATATGATTGTTGCATTTTATCACTGTACAAAATGGTTTATTCATATAGTTATGAATAATataaagtatatactgtatattatgcaACATAATCATTATTATATTTTGAATGTTAGTTCAATGGAGAGTACCAATCGCTCTTAAAACAAATCCTATACTCTTCAGTCGCTGGGGAGGAAAGGTAATAGATGCAGAGGTCCCATCAACTTACATAACTGGAAGAATAAATAAAAGATGTATTTACAAGCCCATAAAAGACAAGACTATTGAATACTTTGACAGATTATCTACGTGAAAGACCTATCATACGAACACAATTCTAATGGCCCAGATTCAAAAGCCCCCGCAATATAGGCTCAAACTTAAGCAGTATTCCCAAGGTCAATACTGCCTGTGCACTTCATAGGTTACCAGTGTCTTTTTCTGAAAACCAGGAGCATATAGAGGGGGTCTATCAAAATATTTCAGACCACCCAAACCTGTTTCTAAAACGAAATAAAGTAATGTCGAGTGTCTAAATCATACAACCGATACAAGGTTGATCTGTATCTTTACATAGACAGTTGGGGTCCACAAACCACAATTGCCCTTTAAGCAGGTGGTTACAACGTAGTTGACACCAAAGTTTCTGTGTGCAAATGAAAAGGTGTTGCGTTTTCAAACATTAAATACTTTGGTTCTCGAAGTGAAAGGCCAAACTAAATGTGTTCTATATGGTGATATTTATTTAGGCCATAGTCCGATGGATTCACATGTTTATTTTCATCAAACAAATCTTGTTGAAAGGTCAACATTTCATGATAAAATAGCAAATAGCTCAAGATGTAACAATTATTCGAGCGATGCACCTGTACTTTCGGTGCATTTTCTCCACACGTACAAAAACACTCAGGTATGAAAGTGTAAGGAACTTCCACCTTTCACTTTTGGAATACCTTGCAGACTCGTTGTATAAAGGACCGACACAGGTTGGAGCATGGCAGAACTTGGGTGGCAGAACTGGTATTGATCAGTCAGGAAGAACACTTTATCTCTTTATCCGTTGCGGACAACTTACCTTTGTCGGAATTATACGAAGTCTTCTATCTTTCGGAAGTGCATCAACGTTGATTGTGGACAAACCGAGAACTACAGTAGACCTACGCTAAAATGGGTTCAATCAGCTTTTGGATGTGCTTGGTCATGACGATTTGCACCTGGAATAAAACCATCGGATGCACATGGATGAAGACACTGCCTCGGTCTCCGAGCATGTTCCAAGTGTTCAGCAACAACACCATAACAATGCTTCAGAAAATGGTAGGATATGGGGTCATGTTTATTCACTTGTTCCTGGTCATTGAGCTTTTGTCTTCTTTTCAACAATTCATGAGCTGCTATGTTTCATTTAAATTACATGACTCCTTTTTGTACAGTAATAGCAATGCAAtattttgtttatattttttggcATCTCAGGGTCATGAAGTATCTCGAGGACCTCAGATCACTTTCCctgacaaacaatacagacaagTCAATAATTTCAAGGTAAAAAATATGcattaaaaaatgttttgtacTATCCATAAACTTTTTTTAAAAGAGTGGATTAAACACTGAATTCGGGAAGTAtccagaccccttcactttttccccattttgttatgttacagaccaGTTCTAAAATCTATTGCaaataaaaacaaaatcatcatcaatgtacacacaatatcccataatgaagtagcaaaaacagttttttgatTTTCATAAATTAGCGAAAATGTCGAAAAACATGTTTTGGCTTGGTCgttgtgggttattgtgtgtagattgatgaatgaaatcatatttattacattttaaaataaggctgtaacgtaataaaatgtacAGATAGTGAAGTGCACTGTATATAATTAGGTTATAACGAATTTACAATTTGCTATAATTTTTCGATATTTGCCATCAATTCATAAGGCATATACTAATACAAATCACTCTTCTTCCAGGCTGACGAACAGATTGCCTTCATTTCACATACTCTGAACGGTATAAAGAAATTGTTCAGCAGTGGTAAATATGAGTCCACCGCCTGGGACCAGAAAGGAGTTGACAAGTTTATGAATAACCTCTATCGCCAGACCTCGGAGCTGGACCAATGCGTATGTCATTTGTGATTTTCGCCTCTTAACAGTAATGCAAAACGGAAAACATTATCCTATCCTATTAGATGATAATATAAGTAGTTACATGTTAATCAAATCATAATATTAAATTAATGATTTGTATTTTGTCCTAACAGGTAAAGGCTATGAAAACTAGACTATCAAAATCTGTTAACAGAGTGAACAAAAAGATGAGCCTTCACTTCAAGTTCCTGAAGCATTACTTGAAACGCGAGGTAGGTTGATCCATTTGTCTTACAAAGAGAGTACATTCACCAAATCTGGATGTATTTATGTGATGATACAATATGTGTCTATTCTAAAATATTAACAACTGTATTTCGTTTATGCAGGATTACAGCGCAAGCGGCTGGGAAGACATACGGACAGTGGTGCTGGCACACCTACAAAGACTAGACACAACATTAAGTAGCAAATGAGcgttatgtgtgtgttgtgtagatATTTGTtatttatatatctatttatctatTCATATATCTAACTATTTTTTTACATGTTTACTCATTTGTTTTTTTAACGTATTTATTTATTGTGTAGTAATGTATTCACAACCCCGAGGAGTAAATCATTTTTTTATTCTGAATAGTTATGTGATTGATTTAGGCTATACATAGCCTAATGTATCAATGTTTCCGTGCATTTTTTTGTATTCATGAAGGCCATTgcatactgtatttattattgCAACCTGATAGGAAATGTTTGTTATTGTAATAatgaaatgtattaaaattaaataaatgtgTCCTTTACAGCTGTAATCCTTTTCAATCAAATAAATTGTAATTTATCgcatacacatttagcagatgttttaaCGGCTGTAGCTATATGCTTTTTTTCTAGCTCTACCACTGCAGTAATATCTGaccatacaaaacaatacacacaaatctaaaagaaaATGAATGGACATAAGAAACATAGAAATATGTCGGAGTCCggagtatatatacacagtaccagtcaaaagtttggacacacctcagggtttttctttatctttactattttctacattgtagaataatagtgaagacatcaaaactatgaaataacacatatggaatcatgtagtaaccaaaaaaatgttaatcaaatccaaatatatgttatatttgagattattcaaagtatccacccagctttgatgtcagctttgcacactcttggcattctctgaacctgcttcagaggtagtcacctggaatgcatttcaattaacaggtgccttgttaaaagttaatttgtggaatttctttccttcttaatgcattttagccaatcagttgtgctgtgacaaggtaggggtggtatacagaagatagcactatttgctaaaataccaagtccatatttctgtcaggaacagctcaaataagcaaagagaagtgtgtgtgtgtgtgtgtgtgtgtgtgtgtgtgtgtgtgtgtgtgtgtgtgtgtgtgtgtgtgtgtgtgtgtgtgtgtgtgtgtctgtgtgtgtgtgtgtgcatcaacattgtgtaaatgtgtgtgtgtgtgtgtctcccaatGTGTCTGTGCACGTTTGATATGTGCCAAAGGTCAATTACTTGTGCATTGGTTCATTTCTCCCTTTTCTGTGAAACCCCATAATGCTGTTGGGAAGTTAATTCAAATATTCAAAGCCGGTTCATTTGTCCTTGACAAACCAGCAGGAAGTGGTCACCAAAACGGTCTGCACGATCCTGGAGATCAGAGGAGAAGGTGCAGGCCCTGTTGCAGTTCGTTAACACACCTGTTCCATCAGGGTCTTGATAAAATGTCATGGGTGGAATCATATTGAAATGTCATGTTAAATGGCTAAAGGATATAGAATAACACCAAGGCCTAATTTATTCTGCTGTATTTATTCAGTCCAACTCATCTGAGATGCTTTATAAATATGACATTTCAATATGATTCCACCCATGACATTTTATAGCCCTGATGGAACAGGTGTGTTCGAACTGGGTTGGACCAAAGCCCACCTTCTCCTGCTGGTCTCCAGGAATGCAGATAATTTCCTACAGTATATGACACTTGAACAGTGAACAGCGTTGAATATTCTGAATTAACCCCAATATTATATAGAAAAGGGAGAAATGAACTAATGCCAAGTTTTGACCTTGCAaagtcaaaaacacacacatgacacacacacacacacacacacacacacacacacacacacacacacacacacacacacacacacacacacacacacacacacacacacacacaaagaaaataGAAAGTTCCAACATATCATGTTGTCGTTGCTTGTCAACATTGCATACATAGCAGACAACAGTAAGGTGCAAGTTGGTTACGTCATTGTGAAAATGAAAGTTGAGAGATGTGGTATTGACCCTGACGTTTCCCATTCACTTTTCAGTTGTAGCGCAACAGCAGAGGACTACGGAACAATATTTCGGACTAACTTTGATCGAAAACCACTAAATTAATGTCTCATATGGCTACATTTCTTAAGAAGTGTGGGTTTTATTTCGCCTTCGACGATATTATCGGACTTTTTTTCGGTTCAAGCGAAGTTATTAGCAGTTGAAAGCAAAGCTCGCGAATAGCCTATACTCGCTAGAAATAGTCTCAGCCGATATCTAAAATGAATAATCTTATTTTGTGGTTCAATTATAATTTAAAGCTGATTTCAAGGAGAATGTGTATagatttcttgttttttttcGTCCAGGAGACGGAGTGGAATTCCAATTGCTGCATAGTCTGGAAAATGGAAGTCACCGCCTCCAGGAGGTTGATCGGTTGGAAATTCTCCATGCAGTTTTCCCTTTCCCAATTCCAGATAAAACTACTTAACACAATTAATATGTTCAAACTCATATGGAAAACTAACAGCGAAACAAATGGCTGTTTACAATGCATACAATGCAGAGTTGGACTTGTATTTTTCTTATTATTTGCAGTATGCAGAGCGTGTGTCATTGCTGTGACTGGATCCGA comes from Oncorhynchus masou masou isolate Uvic2021 unplaced genomic scaffold, UVic_Omas_1.1 unplaced_scaffold_7032, whole genome shotgun sequence and encodes:
- the LOC135537044 gene encoding interferon a3-like, with the protein product MGSISFWMCLVMTICTWNKTIGCTWMKTLPRSPSMFQVFSNNTITMLQKMGHEVSRGPQITFPDKQYRQVNNFKADEQIAFISHTLNGIKKLFSSGKYESTAWDQKGVDKFMNNLYRQTSELDQCVKAMKTRLSKSVNRVNKKMSLHFKFLKHYLKREDYSASGWEDIRTVVLAHLQRLDTTLSSK